The region CAGGTCGCGCTGCTGGGGTGCGGTCCGGCGACGGGCGACGAGGCCGTGATTGCCCTGGGGCGCATGACCCGCAACCTGCAGACGGCGGTTCTCTTCAACGAGCGCATCTCTTTCCTGCGCGAGTCGCAGTTCGAAGTGCTGCGCCGGCTGGACCACGGCGCGGGGGATGACCTGGCGTTCTACCGGATCAACAACGACGTTTTCAGCCGGGCCTTCTACCTCCTCCACCAGCGGGTGGCCCGTTTTGAGGAGCAGGAGATGGCCTCCAGGGACCGCCGGGAGCGGCTGCTGGTGGAGGCCATCGGCGGCCCCTACGCCCTGCTGGACGCCGCGGGCGTTGTGGTGCTGGCCAACCCGCGCATGACGCAGTTGATCGGCGCGGGCGACCTTGCCGGCCGGGACTTCACCGGGTTCTGCGACGAGGCCACCGGCGAGGCGCTGCGGCGGGTCTTCCGCCGCCGCAGGGAGCTTCTGCGCGCCGAGCGCTTCGAGGGGCGGATCAAGACCGCGGGGGAGGAGCCGGTGTGGGTGTTCTCCGCCCAGCCCACCTTTGACGCCCGCGGCCTGCGCGAGGGCACATCGCTTCTGCTGGAGAAGACAGAATCCGGCCGGATGGAGGAGGCCGACGTGCTCGCCTACCTCAAGCACCGGTTTGTGGACATCGTCCCCATCCCGGTGCAGCTTTTCGAGGCCGGGGGGCGGGTGCTGCACGCCAACGGCAGGTGCGGCGCCGTCGAGATTCCCGGTCTCCGGGGCGATGTCCCCTACTGCTGCCATTTTCACCGCGTGCTCGGAAGGGGCGGCAGGTGCGCCTGCCAGCAGGTCTTCGCTTTGGGCCAGACGTCGTCGGAGGAGGTGATGGTGGGGACCGCCGGGGCGGTGCGGTGGTTCCGCGTGGTCATCATGCCGCTCTACGCGCCCGGGGGCCAGGTGCGGTGGGCGGGCTGCGGACTCATGGAGACGACGTCCAGACGGCTTGTGGAGCGGCAGCTGGAGAGCCAGCTGCTTGCGCAGCAGCGCAGTTCGGTCGCGTCGCAGGTGGTCCTGGCGGTGGCGCACCAGATACGCACCCCGCTTTCGGTCATCACGGGATTCGCGGAAATGCTGTCCCGCAGCGTGGCGGGCGGGCAGGCCGAGGAGATGGTGGCCGGCATTCTGCGCAACGGGCTGCGGTGCCGGGAGATTGTGGACGACCTGATGGGCTTCGGCCAGACCCTGCCGATGGACCGGTTTCCCGCCGACCTGTGCGCGCTACTGCACGGGTCCGTGCTGCCGATGCTCACGGCAACCCAGGCCGCCCGGGTGGAATGGCGGCTGCCGGAGGACGCCCCGTGGGTGGAGTGCGCCCCGGAGCAGCTCGCCCGGGTTGTGCTGAGTCTTCTCGACAACGCCCTGCTGTTCGGGGGCGGCCGGGTCGTGTGCACTGTCCGGCAGGACGGCGGCAGGGTGTTTCTGGAGGTGTGCGATGACGGGCCCGGCATCCCCCCGGAACTGGCCGGGCAGGTGTTCGAGCCCTTCTTCACCACGCGGCGCTCCCAGGGCGGCGTGGGCCTGGGGCTAAGCCTGGCCAGGTCGGTGGCGCTGGAGCTGGGCGGAGACCTCGTCGCGGACTGCGGCGGGGATGGCCCCCTGCCTGGGGCGCGGCTGGTGCTGTCGCTGCCCGCACACGCGCATGCCGGCGCCCCCGCGGCGCCCTCCGAAAGGCTGCCCGACGGCGGACCCGGGAAGACAGCCCCCCCGAAGCGGCGCAGGGTGCTGGTGGTGGATGACGAGGAGGATCTGCAAAAAATGCTGGGTGCGGCGCTCACCCTGCACGGCTACGATGTGACCGGGGCGGGCACGGGGGAGGCCGCGCTGGAGCGCATAAAAGCGGGCGAGGCCTTCGACGCCCTCGTGCTGGACATACAGCTGCCGGGATCCATCGGCGGGCAGCGGCTGCTGGAGCTGGTGGAGGAGTCGTACCCAGATCTGGCCCGGCGCGCCGTCGTCATCACGGCGGACGCCCTGAACTACGGGACCCACCGGTTCCTCCAGGGGCTCAAATGCCCCTACCATGAGAAGCCCTTCCCGATCTCCGACCTCCTCCAGAGTCTTGATCTGGTGCTGGACAGGCCGGAGGGGGCGGATGAAAGATGACAGCCCCCCCCCTCCCGGGCGCTGGGCGCGGCGCGTGCCGGCGCGCTGGCCGCCGCGTTTCTCCTGGTGCGGTTTTGGACGCTCGGGGAGCAGTCCCTCACCTGGGACGACTACAACGGGCTGGTGGGCCTGTCACAGGACTCCCTGCCCGCATCGGTGGCCCTGGCGCGCCAGGTCAACCCCGAGGGGGCGCCGCTGTACCACGTTGTGCAGTATCTGGCCAGTATCGCCATTGGAACCTCCCCCCTCGCGATGCGCCTGCTCTCGGTGGCCCTGGGGCTGGCCACCCTTCCGCTGGTCTATGCGGCGGGCGCGCGGGTCTTCGGCCGCGGGGCCGGCCTGGTGGCCGCCTGGTTTTTCGCCCTCTCCCCCCTGCACATCTACCACGACCAGAGCATCCGCAACTACGCGCTCTACGCCCTGCTGGGCGCGGCGGCCCTCTACACGCAGATCCGCTGCCTGCAGGACGGCAAGAGGGGATGGTTCGCCGCAAACATGCTGGCAAACACCCTCCTGGTCTGGACGCACCTGCTGGGGGTCTTCTTCGTGGCGGCGCAGGGGGCGGCCTGGCTGTCCGCCTCCAGACGGCGTCTTCGGACAGCGCTGCTGTGGGCGGCGGTGCAGGGGGTGCTGCTTCTGCCCCTGGCGGGATGGGTGGCGACCATGCCCCACGTGCCCGACACGGGCTACTGGCATTTCCGCGCCCCGACGGCGCCGGAGGTGCTCTTCACCCTGGTCATGCCCGACTTCCTGCGCACCACCCCGAAATTGGGCCCGGGGGGCGAACTCTGGCGGCTTTCCCTGGGCGGGCTCACCTCGGACGGCCCTGAGGCGTTCCGGGCAGTGGGCGCTGTGTTGTTCCTCTGTTTCGGGGGAGGGCTGGCCGGGTGGGCCCTCTGGTGCGCATGGCGCCGCCAGCGGCGGCCGGGCGAGCCGGACAGGGACGCTGTCGCCGCGCTGCTTGCCTGCGCCCTGCTGCCGGGGATTGGCCTCGCGCTGACCTCCCACCTGTGGCGGCCCATGTACTACCAGAGGTACCTGCTGCCCTCCACCCTGCCCCTGTACGTTCTGGCGGGGGGCGCGCTCATGCTGCTTGTGCGTCCCCGGGGCCTGCGGGCGGCTGTGCTGGCGCTGCTGGCACTGGCGATGCTGCAGCAGCTCAGCCTCACACTGCCCCGTGCGATTGTGATACGCACCCCCTGGGCGCAGGCGGGCCAGAAACTGCTGCGCGAGACCCGCCCCGGAGACCAGATCCTTGTGGGGGGGTTTGGGAACGGATGGACCAACCTGCGCCTGCTGGCGGCCAACATGCCCGCCACCGCCCTGCCTATCGCGCCGGCCCACACCCTCGACGCCGCAGTGGTCAAGTGCGCCATGCTGCTCTGCCCGGGGGCCCCGACAGCCGCGCCGCCAGTGCCGGAAGGCGGAAGCGTTTGGTATGTGTCGAATCTTCTGTGGGGGCGAACCCGTCTGGACGGACTGGAGGAGCATTTGCGGGCGCTGGACCTCGAAGTCGTCCGGGAGGACCTTGACGGCGATGAGGGCATCGCGATCCTGCGCGTCAGCCGGGGCGCGGCCCCCCCCGCCCGCGTTTGAAGAGGCCTGTTCCCGCCACTGGAGCCGGGTTCCCGATCTGGGAAAGACGCTTTCGGGGGTTAATCTGCGCGAAGTGCTGGACCGGGCCGCAGTCACCGGGAACCGGGAGGCGCTTCTCCGCCAAATGCGCATGGTCTACGATGACGGAGACCTTCCGGAGGGGTGGCCCGGGCGCATCGGACTGCTGGCGGACATGCTCGAGGACGAGGGCGCCGTGGACGCGGCCGCCCTGGTGCGGGGCGAAGAAGACCATGAGGCCGCGGCGGCGGAGAGACGGGTGCGCAAGGCGCTGCTGCGCCGGGACATCCCCGGGGCCACCGCCGAAGCCCGCAACATGCTGGCCGCCATCCCGCCCGAGTGGCTTGACCGCGCCGAGACAAGGGAATCCCTGCACACCACGGTCGCGGCCGTTCTGGGACTCAACGGGGAGCGGGAAGCCGCACGCGCATTCCTGGCGGAGGGAACAGCGCCCGCGGAGCGGAACGACTGGCGGACGCCCCTCGTGAAGCTTCTCGCGGAGGGAGACGTGGCCGCCGCCCAGGAAAGTGTCTTTCACCTGAGGACGCGCATCCCCTGCCCCGTGCCCGACCTGCCGGCCGCCTTTCTTTGCGCCATGGGGCTTCCTGAATGGGTGGTGCCGGCGGGGGAGGCCGCGCTCTGCGGTCCGTGACCGCCGGGGGCCGTCTCAGAACTCGTCGTCGGATCCCATATGGCGCTCCAGCTTGTCCCCGTAGTAGGCAAGCTCCTTCACCGACAGCTTCACCACTTCGGGGGTGGCGTCCGCGCGGGGAATGTTGTGGAGCAGCGCCATGCGGTCCGCCCCCTCCTTGTCCGAAAGGAGGGTGAAGGCGCCGTTGGCAATGCGGCTGTTGGTGCGGAGAAGCCACTCAAAGACCTGGGGGTTCACCTCGCCGCAGAAAGTGTATATCTGGACCATGCGCCGCTTGTCCTTGGTCTCGTGCGGCATGATGTAGACTCTCTGCGTCCGCTCGTTGGCCAGGCGCACGGTCACCACAAACCCGTTCTCGTGGGGCTCCACGATGCGCGCGGGGGCCCGCTCGCAGGACACCGCGAGGTCGCGCAGGGTGGGCTCCTGCCGGCTCTTGGCCCGCGCGGGGAGCAACGCGTTAATTGAGTCCATGGACCGCTCCACCTGCAGCCGCACATCCATGTCCGTGTCGTTGCGGTGGGAATGAAGCGCCATAAGCGCCCCCTGCGCCAGCTTTCCCAGAACCTCGGCCGCGTCGCGCCGTGCCACCCAGCCGCTCTCACGGTCTTCCAGCCGGCCCACCAGTTCGCGAAATTGATCCAGCATGCCCGTTCTCCTTCTGCTCTTTCATTCTACCAAGCCCGCGCGCTCCGCGCAACGCCGCCCCATGCCAAATACGGGGCGTGCCACGACCGTCGGGGAATGGTGCGTTCACCGCCCCGCAAAATCCCCCTCCTCACCCTGTGAACACTGCGGTTCCTGTCTTTTCCGATTATCTGGCAAACACCGCATTTTGGCGATTTTTCGCGCCCCTCCGACTTCTTGCCCCGACCGCCCAGGTGCCGCTGCCGGAGGGCCTGGGATGCGTTTGCGGAAACAAGACTGTCAAAAACACGTCTTCTCCGCCCCGTTAAGGTTGAAAAGTGCGAAAAGGTTTGGTACAATGCGGAGACCTAACGAATGGTAGGTATACTCCCGCGCGCGGCTTGGGCTGGCCTCCTAGGGGCGTCAGATTCAAGAAAGAGCCGGGGCGGGGATGGCCATTCAACAGTTGAAAACGCGTTGCGGGCCTCTGGAGGGCCGGCGGCGCGCGGAGGCCGGAACCACGGCC is a window of Candidatus Hydrogenedentota bacterium DNA encoding:
- a CDS encoding hybrid sensor histidine kinase/response regulator is translated as MEQSVAQSLAGLLLARGDEILAPLLAEKDPGTREKLRIMSESLIQEQVALLGCGPATGDEAVIALGRMTRNLQTAVLFNERISFLRESQFEVLRRLDHGAGDDLAFYRINNDVFSRAFYLLHQRVARFEEQEMASRDRRERLLVEAIGGPYALLDAAGVVVLANPRMTQLIGAGDLAGRDFTGFCDEATGEALRRVFRRRRELLRAERFEGRIKTAGEEPVWVFSAQPTFDARGLREGTSLLLEKTESGRMEEADVLAYLKHRFVDIVPIPVQLFEAGGRVLHANGRCGAVEIPGLRGDVPYCCHFHRVLGRGGRCACQQVFALGQTSSEEVMVGTAGAVRWFRVVIMPLYAPGGQVRWAGCGLMETTSRRLVERQLESQLLAQQRSSVASQVVLAVAHQIRTPLSVITGFAEMLSRSVAGGQAEEMVAGILRNGLRCREIVDDLMGFGQTLPMDRFPADLCALLHGSVLPMLTATQAARVEWRLPEDAPWVECAPEQLARVVLSLLDNALLFGGGRVVCTVRQDGGRVFLEVCDDGPGIPPELAGQVFEPFFTTRRSQGGVGLGLSLARSVALELGGDLVADCGGDGPLPGARLVLSLPAHAHAGAPAAPSERLPDGGPGKTAPPKRRRVLVVDDEEDLQKMLGAALTLHGYDVTGAGTGEAALERIKAGEAFDALVLDIQLPGSIGGQRLLELVEESYPDLARRAVVITADALNYGTHRFLQGLKCPYHEKPFPISDLLQSLDLVLDRPEGADER